The following coding sequences lie in one Helicoverpa armigera isolate CAAS_96S chromosome 8, ASM3070526v1, whole genome shotgun sequence genomic window:
- the LOC110383682 gene encoding serine/arginine repetitive matrix protein 1 isoform X2, with product MLQRVRPDPPLLQPNTNYIQLTVQKAISLLDKLYDTFFTASRKAHVTLFTKHFIKIEFLDKLCRPIYKEFDEWPEISLEPDPPKEKKKETPEKITTTNQNVKDIAIQKMTRKSRPRIKEREEKEAKGGYCEMCNTDYEDAALHRRSPHHLAFVRDHTNFLALDSLIGSGADVSSFLDKATPLNGERRSLRKICNGDVETPKSKRSKRSQSPDSTVNGNLSPRRNGHVDEERKHNTRCSKRQSEALAEDRQYYKVVGVSTKLRSSGGFSTKRKDSPPTCNGTKPLVVKFRKVRRSELSVLSDEAEQFMFPKRASSTSSTSSDDDDKELSSRRRSPAPPPPPPASERRRQARPVALKEESSEEDSWPEDKRRRKKRAPPVVKRGRRVPCRTQNSEPPPDPKPEVVEQIVPAEPPAPPEPEVSPLREEPVERCMKWEDGKLKYTPAVEQLEFAFECVPHSEPWFETFKRQDEDKVLAKNIPQYFALYSKSPKLPYEIGQLPPLKPNCCPLSDLVKREEKPGPSRSYGTRGMKKQKIRKRTAALLALEGHPRKSPREHASTLAILGSAGLVHRRKHADDTKSTASEDTISDTHSNVKVDPVISETQEASERLQQFLSEVFEDAADYDVSDEVMDGDAAVTTSTNMPDVSSLVSECENCDLIRNEIKEAADKPRGRRGKFKKKNRTGWPNKKKQTKKDSRTNSVESENKVESSLDRSSAEPPDDDTTQDTISEEDTNLSETEKEEKTIIEKSKSDGDSQDKTLTEDTLDDKCKPMDISTDSTDKTLQNLKLLAEKAKAEEKEERKLRSETEDKDNKKKKRTLHALGDWLQPVVRVARVDPSAARRLRSAARARTNRFR from the exons ATGCTGCAGCGCGTGCGGCCGGACCCGCCACTGCTCCAGCCCAACACCAACTATATACAACTCACTGTGCAGAAG GCTATAAGTCTATTGGATAAACTGTATGATACATTCTTCACGGCGTCGCGTAAAGCGCATGTCACGCTCTTCACTAAACATTTTATCAAGATTGAATTTTTGGACAA GTTGTGCAGACCTATTTACAAGGAATTCGATGAATGGCCAGAAATATCGTTAGAGCCAGATCCGCCCAAAGAAAAGAAGAAGGAAACGCCAGAAAAGATTACTACCACTAATCAGAACGTCAAAGATATAGCAATACAGAA AATGACGCGAAAGAGTCGTCCGCGCATCAAGGAGCGCGAGGAGAAGGAGGCGAAGGGCGGCTACTGCGAGATGTGCAACACGGACTACGAGGACGCGGCGCTGCACCGCCGCTCGCCGCACCACCTCGCCTTCGTGCGCGACCACACCAACTTCCTCGCGCTCGACTCGCTCATCGGCTCCGGCGCCGACGTCTCCTCCTTCCTCGACAAGGCCACGCCCCTCAACGGCGAGCGCCGCTCGCTCCGCAAGATATGCAACGGCGACGTCGAGACACCCAAGAGCAAACGCTCCAAGCGCTCCCAGTCGCCAGACTCTACAGTCAACGGCAACCTCAGCCCGCGGCGAAACGGACACGTCGACGAAGAGAGGAAACATAACACCCGCTGCAGCAAACGGCAAAGCGAAGCTCTCGCGGAAGACCGACAGTACTACAAAGTGGTCGGTGTCAGCACTAAGTTAAGATCCAGCGGCGGGTTTTCGACCAAAAGGAAAGATTCGCCGCCCACTTGTAACGGCACCAAACCTCTTGTCGTCAAGTTCAGGAAGGTGCGGCGGTCGGAGCTGTCGGTGCTGAGCGACGAGGCGGAACAGTTCATGTTCCCCAAGCGCGCTAGCTCGACTAGCTCTACGTCCTCTGACGATGATGACAAAGAGTTGAGTTCGCGGCGCCGCAGCCCCGCGCCTCCGCCCCCGCCGCCCGCCAGCGAAAGACGGCGCCAGGCAAGACCCGTCGCACTTAAAGAAGAATCCTCAGAAGAAGACAGTTGGCCAGAAGACAAAAGGAGACGGAAAAAACGGGCCCCACCAGTCGTGAAACGGGGACGCAGAGTACCATGTAGAACACAAAATTCAGAACCACCACCTGACCCGAAACCAGAGGTTGTGGAGCAAATAGTACCTGCAGAACCGCCTGCGCCGCCCGAACCTGAAGTCAGTCCGTTGAGAGAAGAGCCCGTTGAGAGATGTATGAAGTGGGAGGATGGCAAGCTGAAGTATACTCCAGCTGTAGAACAATTGGAGTTTGCCTTTGAATGTGTGCCACACAGTGAACCATGGTTTGAGACATTCAAAAGGCAAGATGAGGACAAGGTGCTAGCTAAAAATATACCGCAATATTTTG cACTTTATTCAAAATCGCCAAAGTTACCGTATGAAATCGGTCAGTTACCACCCTTAAAGCCAAATTGCTGTCCACTTAGTGACTTAGTTAAACGAGAAGAAAAGCCGGGACCTTCGCGGTCTTACGGGACGCGGGGAATGAAGAAACAGAAAATCAGAAAGCGCACAGCCGCTCTACTGGCGCTGGAGGGACATCCAAGAAAGTCGCCTCGGGAGCACGCGTCCACACTGGCTATCCTCGGGTCGGCTGGCCTGGTGCATCGGCGGAAACACGCAGATGACACCAAGTCCACTGCGTCAGAAGACACCATCAGCGACACACACAGTAACGTCAAAGTCGATCCTGTGATATCTGAGACTCAGGAAGCATCGGAAAGACTACAACAATTTCTATCCGAAGTGTTCGAGGACGCAGCAGATTACGACGTATCTGATGAAGTTATGGACGGCGACGCAGCCGTCACTACGTCCACTAACATGCCTGACGTGTCGAGCCTAGTGTCCGAGTGCGAAAACTGCGATCTCATCAGGAACGAGATCAAGGAGGCGGCAGACAAGCCGAGAGGGCGACGCGGTAAATTCAAAAAGAAGAATCGGACAGGTTGGCCAAATAAAAAGAAGCAAACTAAAAAGGACTCGAGGACAAACAGCGTCGAGTCGGAGAACAAAGTGGAGAGCAGTCTAGACCGGTCATCAGCGGAGCCGCCCGACGACGACACCACGCAAGACACCATCAGTGAGGAGGACACTAATTTATCAGAGACTGAAAAGGAAGAGAAGACTATCATCGAGAAATCCAAATCAGATGGTGACTCTCAAGACAAGACTCTAACAGAGGACACGCTAGACGACAAGTGCAAGCCGATGGACATATCAACCGATAGCACAGATAAGACCTTACAAAATTTAAAGTTATTGGCAGAAAAGGCGAAGGCTGAGGAGAAAGAGGAACGAAAATTGCGTTCAGAGACTGAGGATAAGGATAATAAGAAGAAGAAGCGCACGTTGCACGCGCTGGGCGACTGGCTGCAGCCCGTGGTGCGCGTGGCGCGGGTGGACCccagcgccgcgcgccgcctgcgctcCGCCGCCCGCGCGCGCACCAACCGCTTCAGGTAG